A single genomic interval of Amycolatopsis albispora harbors:
- a CDS encoding LuxR family transcriptional regulator produces the protein MEGSTQQVPRLRGRAEQVCAIGRHLDAVAAGRPAITHLSGLPGCGKTALLTVATAEARSRGFRVLTARSARLERDFVFGVVRQLLESTVFEASPEDRARLLGGPAAFAVEVLEAGPSATAVDLHSTFHSLWHLSRFLAEGSPLLLVIDDLHFADSLSTQWLDYVSRRLSGQRIGILTAGTQDARGAEPGPYGKAPGVTGAEQLEVGGLDAAAITELVTDALGDHVSPEFVRTCHTVTAGNPALLEGLLRSCHGASGERLDPCRFGARELATTIYHRLEQEDTALVALAQAIAALEGTDTDLELAAAVAGLPASATFWAARRLREMGLLADTETLTFTERGIQAAIACRLTPQDLHTAHAKAARFLNGVHAPCARVAAHLQETRQVGQDWAVHTLLTAAREAIADGDPNTAVVHLRRVLHEPLPAAQRDEVLYELGAAEIHADPPAAVHHLSMVESETADPRRQAGIAALLAGALSECDRFREALNVLQHAVDRLDPEHPELASELETEILYLSRHDPHTATTVPQRLANLRRRNSSTPQARRRLNAFVAEHGAVALDHMSAAALRRLALDSTPPGPLTDLGELRAFGAVVGALSNLEEYDLALQICEEVLDDRRRSLPLATGLASAYCADIRYQTGQLTAARSDAQAARDRLEAFEIRRGIIPALLDGTEMRLAAVQHDTEAAERLLARHRHISKTTYLRTCMALHGRGLLHASLGNHTAALTDQLDCGRRLERFGYVDHPQIPWRVPAALAQFQLGNHEEAILLAKTQLAFARKRGLPRTLGIALHTAATVTEDARSTELLTEAVEVLGRSQAKLEFAQAQAELAVRLGGNGGHEQAATMLNQAMSTATSCGAIALAGRIHQQLHSPATAQPQVLTRREHNIATLAAQGKSNPEIAQALVLSRRTIEFHLTNIYRKLGISRRNQLTQSLVGSTTPTPF, from the coding sequence TCTTCGGTGTGGTCCGGCAGCTGCTGGAGAGCACGGTGTTCGAAGCCTCCCCCGAAGACCGCGCGCGCCTGCTCGGCGGGCCCGCGGCGTTCGCGGTCGAAGTGCTGGAGGCCGGGCCGTCGGCCACCGCGGTGGACCTGCACTCCACCTTCCACTCCCTGTGGCACCTTTCGCGGTTCCTCGCCGAGGGATCTCCGCTGCTGCTGGTGATCGACGACCTGCACTTCGCCGACTCGCTGTCCACGCAGTGGCTCGACTACGTCTCGCGGCGGCTGTCCGGCCAGCGCATCGGCATCCTCACCGCAGGCACCCAGGATGCCCGTGGTGCCGAGCCCGGCCCGTACGGCAAGGCACCCGGGGTGACCGGGGCCGAGCAGCTGGAGGTCGGCGGCCTCGACGCCGCGGCGATCACCGAGCTGGTCACCGACGCGCTCGGTGACCACGTCTCCCCCGAGTTCGTCCGCACCTGCCACACCGTCACCGCGGGCAATCCCGCGCTGCTCGAAGGCCTGCTGCGCTCGTGCCACGGCGCGAGCGGCGAACGGCTGGACCCGTGCCGGTTCGGCGCGCGGGAACTGGCCACCACCATCTACCACCGGCTGGAGCAGGAGGACACCGCGCTGGTGGCGCTGGCGCAGGCGATCGCCGCGCTGGAGGGCACCGACACCGATCTCGAGCTGGCCGCGGCCGTCGCCGGGCTGCCCGCGTCGGCCACCTTCTGGGCCGCGCGGCGGCTGCGGGAGATGGGCCTGCTCGCCGACACCGAAACGCTGACCTTCACCGAGCGCGGCATCCAGGCCGCGATCGCCTGCCGCCTCACCCCGCAGGACCTGCACACCGCGCACGCGAAGGCGGCGCGCTTCCTCAACGGCGTGCACGCGCCGTGCGCCAGGGTCGCCGCGCACCTGCAGGAAACCCGGCAGGTCGGGCAGGACTGGGCGGTGCACACCCTGCTCACCGCGGCCCGTGAGGCCATCGCCGACGGCGACCCGAACACCGCGGTGGTGCACCTGCGGCGCGTGCTGCACGAGCCGCTGCCCGCCGCGCAGCGCGACGAGGTGCTCTACGAACTGGGTGCCGCGGAGATCCACGCCGACCCGCCCGCCGCCGTGCACCATCTGTCCATGGTGGAGTCCGAGACCGCCGATCCCCGGCGCCAGGCCGGGATCGCCGCGCTGCTGGCCGGCGCACTGTCCGAATGCGACAGGTTCCGCGAGGCACTGAACGTGCTGCAGCACGCGGTGGACCGGCTCGACCCCGAGCACCCGGAACTGGCGTCGGAACTGGAAACCGAGATCCTCTACCTGTCGCGGCACGACCCGCACACCGCGACCACGGTGCCGCAGCGGCTGGCGAACCTGAGGCGCCGCAACAGTTCCACCCCGCAGGCGCGGCGGCGGCTGAACGCCTTCGTCGCCGAGCACGGCGCGGTGGCGCTGGACCACATGTCGGCCGCGGCGCTGCGCAGGCTGGCGCTGGACTCCACGCCGCCGGGCCCGCTGACCGATCTCGGCGAGCTGCGCGCGTTCGGCGCGGTGGTCGGCGCACTGTCCAATTTGGAGGAGTACGACCTCGCGCTGCAGATCTGCGAGGAGGTGCTCGACGACCGCAGGCGCAGCCTGCCGCTGGCCACCGGGCTGGCCAGCGCGTACTGCGCGGACATCCGGTACCAGACCGGCCAGCTCACCGCCGCCCGCTCGGACGCGCAGGCCGCGCGCGACCGGCTGGAGGCCTTCGAGATCCGCCGCGGCATCATCCCGGCGCTGCTCGACGGCACCGAGATGCGCCTGGCCGCGGTGCAGCACGACACCGAGGCCGCCGAGCGGCTGCTGGCGCGGCACCGGCACATCTCGAAGACGACCTACCTGCGCACCTGCATGGCGCTGCACGGGCGCGGCCTGCTGCACGCGTCGCTGGGCAACCACACCGCCGCGCTGACCGACCAGCTCGACTGCGGGCGGCGGCTGGAGCGGTTCGGGTACGTCGACCACCCGCAAATCCCGTGGCGGGTGCCCGCCGCGCTGGCCCAGTTCCAGCTCGGCAACCACGAAGAGGCGATCCTGCTGGCGAAAACGCAGCTCGCCTTCGCCAGGAAGCGCGGACTGCCGCGCACGCTCGGCATCGCACTGCACACGGCGGCGACGGTCACCGAGGACGCACGCTCCACCGAGCTGCTGACCGAGGCCGTCGAGGTGCTGGGCCGCTCGCAGGCGAAGCTCGAGTTCGCGCAGGCGCAGGCGGAACTGGCCGTGCGACTGGGCGGCAACGGCGGGCACGAGCAGGCGGCGACCATGCTCAACCAGGCCATGTCCACCGCCACCAGCTGCGGCGCGATCGCCCTGGCCGGGCGGATCCACCAGCAGCTGCACTCACCGGCCACCGCGCAGCCGCAGGTGCTGACCCGGCGCGAGCACAACATCGCCACGCTCGCCGCGCAGGGCAAGAGCAATCCGGAGATCGCGCAGGCACTGGTCCTTTCGCGCCGCACGATCGAGTTCCACCTGACCAACATCTACCGCAAGCTCGGCATCTCCCGCCGGAACCAGCTCACCCAGTCCCTGGTCGGCTCCACCACCCCGACCCCGTTCTAG